In Halanaeroarchaeum sp. HSR-CO, one DNA window encodes the following:
- a CDS encoding 2-oxoacid:acceptor oxidoreductase subunit alpha gives MSDAATPLGATDVLPPGNRFMTGDEAIAYGAIYAGCRFFAGYPITPASEVAETMSAELPKVGGRYVQMEDELGSIAAVVGASWSGRKAMTATSGPGFSLMQENLGYAIMTETPLVLVDVQRSGPSTGQATLPAQGDVQQARWGTHGDHPIVALTPASVQEAFDMTVRAFDIAERYRTPVVLLADGIIGHARESFTVPESVSTASRTVATADDERVFGDEDVAPMPQFGEGLRAHVTGSTHEPDGMRDVNTQAVHDDLIRGMHEKIEQNADDIVEVDAWHAEDADTVVVAYGITARTAAGAVERLRDDGMDVGQLTLKTLWPFPEDHVEAAAAGATEIYVPELNLGQITREVERVTDRPVTGLDRIGGEPWTVDELVAEIGGDR, from the coding sequence ATGAGTGACGCCGCCACTCCGCTGGGGGCGACCGACGTGTTGCCCCCCGGCAATCGGTTCATGACCGGCGACGAGGCGATCGCCTACGGAGCCATCTACGCCGGCTGTCGGTTCTTCGCGGGCTATCCGATCACGCCGGCGAGCGAAGTCGCCGAGACGATGTCCGCCGAGCTTCCGAAGGTCGGCGGGCGGTACGTACAGATGGAAGACGAACTGGGGTCGATCGCCGCGGTCGTCGGCGCCTCCTGGAGCGGTCGGAAGGCGATGACGGCGACATCCGGCCCCGGATTCTCGTTGATGCAGGAGAACCTGGGCTACGCCATCATGACCGAGACGCCACTGGTGCTCGTGGACGTGCAACGAAGTGGTCCCTCGACCGGGCAGGCCACCCTGCCGGCCCAGGGGGACGTCCAGCAGGCCCGGTGGGGAACGCACGGCGACCACCCGATCGTGGCGCTCACCCCCGCCTCCGTCCAGGAAGCGTTCGACATGACGGTGCGGGCCTTCGACATCGCCGAGCGCTATCGCACGCCGGTCGTGTTGCTCGCCGACGGGATCATCGGCCACGCCCGGGAGAGTTTCACCGTCCCAGAGTCGGTGTCGACGGCGAGTCGGACGGTCGCCACGGCTGACGACGAGCGGGTGTTCGGCGACGAGGATGTCGCGCCGATGCCCCAGTTCGGCGAGGGATTGCGGGCACACGTGACCGGCTCCACCCACGAACCCGACGGGATGCGGGACGTCAACACCCAGGCGGTTCACGACGATCTGATCAGGGGGATGCACGAGAAGATCGAGCAAAACGCCGATGACATCGTCGAGGTCGACGCCTGGCACGCCGAGGACGCGGACACCGTGGTCGTCGCCTACGGGATCACGGCGCGGACGGCGGCGGGCGCCGTGGAACGACTGCGGGACGACGGCATGGACGTGGGACAGCTCACGCTGAAGACCCTCTGGCCGTTCCCCGAAGACCACGTCGAGGCCGCGGCGGCGGGGGCGACCGAGATATACGTCCCCGAGCTGAATCTGGGACAGATAACGCGGGAGGTCGAGCGCGTGACCGATCGGCCGGTGACCGGACTCGACCGGATCGGCGGGGAGCCGTGGACGGTCGACGAACTCGTCGCCGAGATCGGGGGTGACCGGTGA
- a CDS encoding thiamine pyrophosphate-dependent enzyme: MSTYDLLEYLREDQLPHTMCPGCGGGTVLNTFAATIDRMGIDRDDLLLVSGIGCSAWIPSPNFEADTLHTTHGRAIAFATGAKVGNPALETVVISGDGDLAGIGGNHLLHAARRNVDITVILVNNFTYGMTGGQVAPTTPHESMTTTSPYGNPEDAIDIAAVADSAGASFVARQVTSRPQQLIGTLTRAIENDGFSLVEVISQCPTVYGRRNEMASAPEMLDWMEAQVQAGDLEVGPIAQRDRSEFVAASEAVEQRAIREHVTEDRAAPTKTGDDLLLRIAGEGGQGTVVAGTIIGEAAAINGRNVFKTEEYGSRARGGVASSDLIISDTRIHEAKVPEGAADVLVALTDASLADHRSVLREGGRLIVDADRVTEPPAAAERVPFTGIATDVATERSTNMAVLGYLNAALDIADDSVVEESIESNLDASIEDNLAVYRRATDEPTDADS, from the coding sequence ATGTCGACGTACGACCTCCTCGAGTACCTCCGGGAGGACCAGCTTCCACACACGATGTGTCCGGGATGTGGCGGCGGAACGGTCCTGAACACGTTCGCCGCCACGATCGACCGGATGGGTATCGACCGGGACGACCTGTTGCTCGTCTCGGGGATCGGCTGTTCGGCCTGGATCCCCAGCCCCAACTTCGAGGCGGACACGCTGCATACGACCCACGGGCGGGCGATCGCGTTCGCGACGGGAGCCAAGGTCGGCAATCCGGCCCTCGAGACGGTCGTGATCTCGGGCGACGGCGACCTCGCCGGTATCGGCGGCAACCATCTCCTGCACGCCGCCCGCCGGAACGTCGACATCACGGTGATTCTGGTCAACAACTTCACGTACGGCATGACCGGGGGACAGGTGGCACCGACGACCCCCCACGAATCGATGACGACGACCTCTCCCTACGGCAATCCCGAGGACGCCATCGACATCGCCGCCGTCGCGGACTCGGCCGGCGCGTCCTTCGTCGCCCGTCAGGTCACCTCCCGACCGCAGCAACTCATCGGCACCCTCACCCGCGCGATCGAGAACGACGGGTTCTCCCTCGTCGAGGTGATCTCGCAGTGTCCGACCGTCTACGGTCGGCGAAACGAGATGGCCAGCGCCCCCGAGATGCTGGACTGGATGGAAGCGCAGGTGCAAGCCGGTGACCTCGAGGTGGGGCCGATCGCCCAGCGGGACCGAAGCGAGTTCGTCGCCGCGAGCGAGGCGGTCGAGCAACGGGCGATCCGCGAGCACGTCACCGAAGATCGGGCTGCACCGACGAAAACCGGCGACGACCTGCTGTTGCGGATCGCCGGCGAAGGGGGCCAGGGAACCGTCGTCGCCGGGACGATCATCGGCGAGGCCGCCGCGATCAACGGTCGCAACGTCTTCAAGACCGAAGAGTACGGCTCGCGCGCCCGGGGCGGCGTCGCCAGTTCCGATCTCATCATCTCCGATACCCGCATTCACGAAGCCAAGGTCCCCGAGGGTGCCGCGGACGTGCTCGTCGCCCTGACGGACGCATCACTCGCGGACCACCGTTCGGTCTTGCGCGAGGGCGGCCGACTGATCGTCGACGCCGACCGCGTCACGGAGCCGCCAGCGGCCGCGGAGCGGGTCCCCTTCACCGGTATCGCCACCGACGTGGCTACCGAACGGTCGACGAACATGGCCGTGCTGGGCTATCTCAATGCGGCCCTCGACATCGCCGACGATTCCGTCGTCGAGGAATCGATCGAGAGCAATCTCGACGCGTCGATCGAGGACAATCTGGCCGTCTATCGCCGGGCCACCGACGAACCGACGGACGCCGATTCGTAA
- a CDS encoding thiamine pyrophosphate-binding protein translates to MQISDAVIDTLRANDIDTIFGIPGKQTLPLNESIGQRPDVRYVMARHETNVSHQAWGYAETSGRMAATVVIPGPGDMNAMNGLKNALNDNTPLVHIAVETEPHVRGGDGIHETPPETYDTVVKENVLVESPQATIPALQRAITIARTPPKGPVRVGIPKNFVPMDVDIADVPSPVEPKPVGPSADAIERAAAALDGADAPFVIAGGGVRSADATDLLLAVAERIDAPVATTYKGKATVPEDHRLFAGVIGGGTSTELRTALEAADVVLAVGTDFDAVWTREWSYDLPTELIHVTLDPAHVGRGYDPSVGIVGDAGRTLRALESAVGAAPEASRTGADRAATVREARRERLAPLAAVETAPFTTVSALRTLRDALPRETVVAADAGGSRIWTQVAFPTYAARAYVNPGSWATMGVGLPAGIGATLANPDAPVAVFTGEGGLLMCLEELHTVAAEDLSITVFVFTNDDYAVISEEAEREYALGEGAYGWGNAPLDIVAIAEGMGLEAVRVETIADLDDVARTVTDDVPRVVSIPTDPVEPQAGTYMTQ, encoded by the coding sequence ATGCAGATCAGCGACGCAGTGATCGATACCCTGCGGGCTAACGATATCGACACGATCTTCGGCATTCCGGGCAAGCAGACCCTTCCGCTGAACGAGAGCATCGGCCAGCGCCCGGACGTTCGCTATGTCATGGCCAGACACGAGACGAACGTCTCCCATCAGGCGTGGGGATACGCGGAGACCAGCGGTCGAATGGCGGCGACCGTGGTGATCCCCGGGCCGGGCGATATGAACGCGATGAACGGCCTGAAGAACGCGCTCAATGACAACACGCCACTCGTGCACATCGCCGTCGAGACCGAGCCGCACGTCCGCGGCGGGGACGGGATTCACGAGACGCCGCCGGAGACCTACGACACCGTCGTCAAGGAGAACGTGCTCGTCGAATCGCCCCAGGCAACCATCCCAGCACTCCAGCGCGCTATCACGATCGCCCGCACCCCTCCGAAAGGACCGGTACGCGTCGGTATCCCCAAGAATTTCGTTCCGATGGACGTCGACATCGCCGACGTCCCGTCACCGGTGGAGCCGAAACCCGTCGGCCCGTCGGCGGACGCCATCGAACGGGCCGCCGCCGCCCTCGACGGGGCGGACGCCCCCTTCGTCATCGCCGGTGGCGGCGTCCGGTCCGCCGACGCCACTGACCTCCTTCTGGCGGTCGCAGAGCGTATCGACGCGCCCGTGGCGACGACCTACAAGGGGAAGGCGACCGTTCCCGAGGATCATCGGCTGTTCGCCGGCGTCATCGGCGGCGGGACGAGCACCGAACTTCGAACTGCCCTCGAGGCCGCCGACGTGGTGCTCGCGGTCGGGACCGACTTCGACGCCGTCTGGACGCGGGAGTGGTCCTACGACCTGCCGACGGAACTGATCCACGTGACCCTGGACCCGGCGCACGTCGGTCGCGGCTACGATCCCAGCGTGGGCATCGTCGGTGACGCAGGACGAACGCTCCGGGCCCTCGAATCCGCGGTCGGGGCTGCACCCGAGGCGTCGAGAACCGGGGCCGATCGGGCCGCGACCGTTCGCGAGGCCAGGAGGGAACGCCTGGCCCCACTCGCGGCGGTGGAGACGGCCCCGTTCACCACCGTTAGCGCGCTCCGCACACTGCGCGATGCCCTCCCGCGGGAGACTGTCGTGGCCGCGGACGCGGGCGGCTCCCGGATCTGGACGCAGGTCGCGTTCCCCACGTACGCGGCCAGGGCGTACGTCAACCCGGGTTCCTGGGCCACGATGGGGGTCGGCCTTCCGGCCGGTATCGGGGCGACACTCGCCAATCCGGACGCCCCGGTCGCCGTCTTCACCGGCGAAGGTGGGCTGTTGATGTGTCTCGAGGAGCTTCACACCGTCGCAGCCGAGGACCTCTCGATTACGGTGTTCGTGTTCACGAACGACGATTACGCGGTCATTAGCGAGGAAGCCGAGCGCGAGTACGCGCTCGGCGAGGGGGCCTACGGCTGGGGGAACGCACCCCTCGATATCGTCGCGATCGCGGAGGGAATGGGTCTCGAGGCCGTCCGCGTGGAGACGATCGCGGACCTCGACGACGTCGCCCGGACGGTCACCGACGATGTGCCGAGGGTCGTGAGCATCCCGACCGACCCCGTCGAACCGCAAGCAGGCACCTATATGACCCAGTGA